From a region of the Constantimarinum furrinae genome:
- a CDS encoding OmpA family protein → MKNITVVLFLLICFNLSAQSSLKKAEKLYNSKAYTEAAELYDEILVRSTQSDSEILLKAADAHFFINNNREAADLYAKAFVAIGDLDEFHFYRYYRSMRGIREYERSDKLYTDYFRKRNNLEEVSSYSKKSAAFYEIMNDTVPSRFSLMNLEVNTAYSEFSPVIYKDRVIFSSSRPGASKELYAWNEQPYLSLYTAKKKENGDLEEVELFSKQINSDFHDATIAFVPESDVVFFTSSYAEKSKLILDNGRTNHFILYRGLIKDGKIVEKEELFFNSKEYSVGHPSVSTDGKYLFFASDMPEGYGGADIYYCKIYEDGMISSPINAGAMINTWGNDFFPHFSNGTLYFASDGHLGFGGLDLFESEFGPDEKLNAAVNLGKNVNTVYDDFGIIFDNTGESGYLSSNRKPGRGDDDLYYFKRKPLACDQIVYGNLKDQKDHSPLSNAMIRLKDSLGIDYTTVMTDSLGNYSYEIPCGHKITVSASKTGYFEQTKDTITGQVDREMLGPINFLLENAEDRIVKDDKGVEKIKMDPIYFDYDKWEVTPEAAVVLDKAVELMTFYPDMVIKIEAHTDSRGSASYNLSLSDKRAKSTRDYLFSKGIEEFRITNANGFGESRLLNECSDGVKCSEDQHDVNRRSDFIIISR, encoded by the coding sequence ATGAAAAATATTACTGTCGTATTGTTCCTATTGATCTGTTTCAATCTTTCTGCACAAAGCAGTTTAAAAAAGGCTGAAAAACTATATAATAGTAAGGCGTATACCGAAGCCGCTGAATTGTATGATGAGATCCTTGTGCGATCCACTCAATCTGACTCTGAAATTCTTCTGAAAGCAGCCGATGCTCATTTTTTTATCAATAATAACAGAGAGGCTGCAGATCTCTACGCAAAAGCTTTTGTTGCGATCGGTGATCTGGATGAATTCCACTTTTACAGATATTACAGGTCCATGCGTGGAATCCGTGAATATGAACGATCTGATAAGCTATATACCGACTATTTTCGGAAAAGGAACAATCTTGAGGAAGTCAGTAGCTATTCTAAAAAAAGTGCTGCATTCTATGAAATTATGAATGATACTGTCCCTTCGCGATTTTCCTTAATGAATCTAGAAGTTAATACGGCATATTCTGAATTTTCCCCTGTGATCTATAAGGATCGGGTAATCTTTTCGTCCTCACGTCCTGGGGCCTCGAAGGAATTATATGCTTGGAACGAGCAACCCTACTTAAGTCTTTACACCGCAAAAAAGAAAGAGAACGGGGATCTTGAAGAGGTGGAACTATTTTCAAAACAAATAAATTCAGATTTTCACGATGCCACTATTGCATTTGTACCTGAGTCGGATGTCGTGTTCTTCACATCCAGTTATGCCGAAAAAAGTAAACTCATCCTCGATAATGGACGAACCAACCATTTCATTTTATACCGGGGACTAATAAAAGACGGTAAGATTGTTGAAAAAGAAGAATTGTTCTTTAACAGTAAAGAATACTCTGTGGGTCATCCTTCGGTGAGTACCGATGGTAAATACCTCTTTTTCGCATCAGATATGCCCGAAGGGTATGGAGGAGCCGATATTTATTATTGTAAGATCTATGAGGACGGAATGATCTCTTCTCCAATAAACGCCGGCGCGATGATCAATACATGGGGAAACGACTTTTTTCCGCACTTCTCTAATGGAACCTTGTATTTTGCTTCAGACGGGCATTTAGGATTTGGCGGACTCGATCTGTTTGAAAGTGAATTCGGACCGGACGAAAAGTTAAATGCCGCTGTAAATCTGGGAAAAAATGTGAATACTGTTTACGATGACTTCGGAATTATCTTCGATAACACGGGTGAATCGGGGTATTTGTCATCCAACCGAAAACCGGGTCGTGGCGATGATGATCTGTATTATTTCAAAAGAAAACCATTGGCTTGTGACCAGATCGTTTACGGAAATCTAAAAGACCAAAAAGACCATAGTCCGTTGTCAAATGCCATGATAAGGTTAAAAGACTCTTTAGGTATTGACTACACTACTGTTATGACCGATAGTCTGGGGAATTACAGTTATGAAATTCCTTGTGGCCACAAGATCACAGTAAGTGCGTCAAAAACCGGATATTTCGAACAGACCAAAGACACCATTACAGGGCAGGTGGACAGAGAAATGCTGGGTCCCATCAATTTCCTTCTTGAAAATGCCGAAGATCGTATCGTCAAAGACGACAAAGGGGTTGAAAAAATTAAAATGGATCCAATCTACTTCGATTATGACAAGTGGGAAGTAACCCCTGAGGCGGCGGTGGTTTTGGATAAAGCGGTAGAATTAATGACCTTTTACCCCGATATGGTTATAAAGATCGAAGCTCACACCGATTCGAGAGGAAGTGCATCCTATAATTTATCGCTGTCTGACAAGAGAGCCAAGTCAACGCGTGATTATCTATTTTCGAAGGGAATTGAAGAATTCCGAATTACAAATGCAAACGGTTTCGGAGAATCCAGACTACTCAATGAGTGTAGTGACGGAGTGAAATGCAGTGAAGATCAACACGATGTAAACCGCCGATCTGATTTTATTATTATATCACGATAA
- a CDS encoding SDR family oxidoreductase, translating into MSILQSKIALITGGTKGIGYGIAQSLLEQGVTVVITGRNEESTNKAAIELNSNGNDRSQAIGMTADVRDFNSMQQLSERIVKEIGEIDIVIANAGLGHFAPVNELSVEHWQQTIDTNLTGVFYTLKTTVESLIKTKGYFISISSLAGTNFFAGGTAYNASKFGVTGFTQAAMLDLRKHDVKVSTIMPGSVSTHFNDNEPDDSDAWKIQIEDIGKLVVDLLTMNSRTLPSKIEVRPTSPPSK; encoded by the coding sequence ATGAGCATATTACAATCGAAGATCGCATTAATTACAGGCGGAACCAAGGGAATTGGCTACGGGATCGCACAAAGTTTACTCGAACAAGGTGTTACCGTAGTGATCACAGGAAGAAATGAAGAATCGACAAATAAGGCTGCAATCGAATTAAATTCAAATGGAAATGACAGATCTCAGGCTATAGGAATGACTGCCGATGTAAGGGATTTTAATAGTATGCAACAACTTTCGGAACGAATTGTTAAGGAAATAGGCGAGATCGACATAGTAATTGCAAACGCCGGTTTAGGACATTTTGCTCCGGTAAATGAACTAAGTGTGGAGCACTGGCAGCAAACGATTGATACGAATTTAACAGGCGTTTTTTATACCTTAAAAACAACGGTAGAATCTTTAATCAAGACTAAAGGATATTTTATTAGTATTTCAAGTTTGGCCGGAACTAATTTCTTTGCAGGTGGAACGGCCTATAATGCCAGTAAATTTGGTGTAACGGGCTTTACACAAGCTGCGATGCTCGATCTTCGTAAGCACGATGTGAAAGTAAGCACAATCATGCCGGGATCGGTGTCGACCCATTTTAATGATAATGAACCCGACGATAGTGATGCATGGAAAATTCAGATTGAGGACATTGGGAAACTAGTTGTAGACCTTTTAACAATGAATTCTCGCACACTTCCCAGTAAAATAGAAGTACGTCCTACGAGTCCGCCATCAAAATAA
- a CDS encoding M15 family metallopeptidase has protein sequence MKSLIVLFLGFVFLNFSTEETDKPELVNIESLSSEFYYEIRYATPNNFIGETLYDCAQCLLRPEVAEALLKANQFFCERGYLIKIYDCYRPLDVQKKMFKKVPRPTYVGNPYGKGSVHNKGAAVDITLVTLDGCYVEMGSDYDFFGRAAHIDNFNFSEEILQHRKLLFEGMRKFGFQTIRTEWWHFSYKKNLSYRTLNDPLPCD, from the coding sequence ATGAAGTCATTAATTGTTTTATTTCTAGGATTTGTTTTTCTGAATTTTTCTACTGAAGAAACCGATAAGCCGGAATTGGTAAATATTGAATCACTCTCTTCTGAATTTTATTACGAAATACGGTATGCTACCCCGAATAATTTTATAGGTGAAACGCTCTATGATTGTGCGCAATGCTTACTGCGTCCTGAAGTTGCTGAAGCATTATTAAAAGCAAATCAGTTTTTTTGTGAAAGAGGCTATTTGATAAAGATCTATGATTGTTACCGGCCGCTGGATGTACAGAAGAAAATGTTTAAAAAAGTCCCACGACCTACCTACGTAGGGAATCCTTACGGCAAAGGTTCGGTACACAACAAAGGCGCTGCTGTAGACATTACTTTAGTTACATTAGATGGCTGCTATGTTGAAATGGGCAGTGACTATGATTTCTTCGGAAGAGCGGCACATATTGACAACTTTAACTTTTCGGAAGAAATTCTACAGCACAGAAAATTACTTTTTGAGGGAATGCGAAAATTCGGTTTTCAAACCATTCGAACTGAGTGGTGGCATTTTAGTTATAAAAAGAATCTTAGCTATAGAACTTTAAACGACCCCCTGCCCTGTGATTAA
- a CDS encoding DUF3817 domain-containing protein, producing MTLSVKTFKLISTLEAISFLVLLGIAMPLKYIWGLPQMVQVVGMGHGVLFIMYVIGAVIMYKKLNWSLLTLMIAILCSVLPFGPFYVEHKYL from the coding sequence GTGACCCTATCTGTAAAAACGTTTAAATTAATTAGTACCCTCGAAGCGATTTCATTTTTAGTCCTTTTGGGAATTGCCATGCCTCTTAAATACATCTGGGGGCTTCCGCAGATGGTTCAGGTGGTGGGAATGGGACACGGAGTTTTGTTTATAATGTACGTAATAGGTGCCGTTATCATGTATAAGAAACTAAACTGGTCGCTATTGACACTTATGATAGCGATACTTTGTTCTGTTTTGCCCTTTGGCCCATTCTATGTTGAACATAAATATCTATGA
- a CDS encoding mechanosensitive ion channel family protein, translating into MHILLQSPSETIINSVENYYDKFLGLLPRIALGIFIIVAGIIIAQLLTNFYRKRILKKATDPLMARFLAQAIKIVLILIAIMIALDVAGLRGIATGILTAAGGAAIILGFAFQDIGKNFLAGIILAFNRPFHINDTIKIADIFGKVKALNFRYTHIKTTDGRDIYIPNSDVLTKPVENYTADGFYRVDFVVGIGYEDDIEAAKQLIYAILKDHEGIVHDDEHDNFVIEDELAASTVNLKVFFWVETIDYRKSSRILRGMVIKKVKEALAAEGFNLPADITELKLYGNEEDIPLRVRKDPRDYELGENKH; encoded by the coding sequence ATGCACATATTACTACAATCCCCATCTGAAACTATAATAAACTCGGTTGAAAATTATTACGATAAGTTTCTTGGACTCCTTCCCAGAATCGCATTGGGAATTTTTATTATTGTTGCGGGAATAATCATTGCACAACTTCTAACCAATTTTTACAGAAAACGCATTTTAAAAAAGGCAACCGATCCACTTATGGCCAGGTTTCTTGCTCAGGCAATCAAGATCGTTCTAATTCTTATTGCCATAATGATCGCATTGGATGTGGCAGGATTACGCGGAATTGCAACCGGAATTCTCACTGCTGCCGGAGGTGCGGCGATCATTCTCGGATTTGCGTTTCAGGATATTGGGAAGAATTTTTTAGCAGGGATCATTCTGGCCTTTAACAGACCATTTCATATTAATGACACCATTAAAATAGCCGATATCTTCGGAAAGGTGAAAGCACTTAATTTCAGATATACCCATATAAAGACCACCGACGGCAGGGATATTTATATTCCCAATAGTGATGTACTTACAAAACCGGTAGAGAATTATACCGCTGACGGATTTTATCGTGTCGATTTTGTCGTGGGTATTGGGTATGAAGATGATATTGAAGCCGCAAAACAGCTGATCTACGCGATTCTGAAGGATCACGAGGGTATCGTTCATGACGATGAACATGATAATTTTGTAATTGAAGATGAGCTGGCTGCAAGTACTGTAAATTTAAAAGTCTTCTTTTGGGTAGAAACCATAGATTACCGAAAATCCTCGAGGATACTACGGGGTATGGTGATCAAAAAGGTGAAAGAAGCTCTTGCCGCCGAAGGATTCAACCTGCCTGCGGATATAACCGAATTAAAGCTCTATGGCAATGAAGAAGATATTCCGCTTCGCGTACGAAAAGATCCTAGAGATTATGAGTTAGGAGAAAATAAGCATTAA
- a CDS encoding mechanosensitive ion channel family protein, translating into MDFDALKYYSCWLQEFFIDQGMHLGLAAALGTFINLLVVILVVTVLDIIVRKVIVQAFKAFSVKTATTFDDYLVKSNFPRYIAHFVPLAIVWEIAPILFIEYPIITKIIFVGANIYLVILCILVFRSLLRTTRNYLQGKPDYYDKPLESYIQVLMIFAWGVGVFFIINLLTGYSITSLATLGAASAIVLLIFKDTILGFVASIQVSVNDIVRIGDWITFSKYGADGYVTEINLATVRVQNFDNTYTTIPTYSLIADSFQNWRGMQESKGRRIKRAIFIKQSSIKFLTPEELEDLKKIQLIAPYIDHRQKDVNHYNKQVEADKSLLINGKNQTNLGVFRKYADAMLHENPAINKDLFLMVRHLAPTDKGIPIEIFCFSYDKNWENYEHIQADIFDHLLAAVPYFGLEIFELPTGKDIVNISTK; encoded by the coding sequence ATGGATTTTGATGCTTTAAAATACTATTCCTGCTGGTTGCAGGAATTTTTTATAGACCAGGGAATGCATCTTGGGCTTGCTGCTGCATTGGGTACATTTATCAATCTTTTGGTCGTTATTCTCGTCGTTACAGTTCTCGACATTATTGTAAGAAAAGTGATCGTGCAGGCTTTTAAAGCGTTTAGTGTAAAAACAGCAACCACTTTTGATGATTATCTTGTGAAAAGTAATTTTCCCAGATATATTGCTCATTTTGTGCCCTTAGCCATAGTTTGGGAGATCGCTCCAATTCTGTTTATCGAATATCCAATAATTACTAAGATCATTTTTGTTGGGGCAAATATCTATCTGGTAATTTTGTGTATTCTGGTTTTTAGAAGTCTTTTAAGAACCACTCGAAATTATTTACAAGGCAAACCCGATTATTACGATAAACCGCTTGAGAGCTATATACAGGTTTTAATGATCTTTGCTTGGGGGGTGGGTGTTTTTTTTATCATAAACCTGCTTACCGGTTATAGCATAACCAGTCTGGCAACTCTGGGAGCTGCATCGGCTATCGTGTTATTGATCTTTAAGGATACCATTCTGGGTTTTGTTGCAAGTATACAAGTATCGGTAAATGACATTGTACGTATTGGAGACTGGATCACATTCAGTAAATACGGAGCAGACGGTTATGTCACTGAAATAAATCTTGCGACCGTTAGGGTTCAGAATTTTGACAATACCTACACCACTATTCCCACATATAGTCTTATAGCAGATTCGTTTCAGAACTGGCGCGGGATGCAAGAATCTAAAGGTAGAAGGATTAAAAGAGCCATATTTATAAAGCAAAGTTCGATCAAATTTCTTACTCCGGAAGAACTTGAAGATCTAAAAAAAATTCAGTTGATCGCTCCGTATATAGATCATCGTCAAAAAGATGTAAACCATTATAACAAGCAAGTAGAGGCAGATAAAAGCTTGTTAATAAATGGGAAGAATCAAACCAACCTGGGTGTGTTCAGAAAATATGCAGATGCCATGCTTCATGAAAACCCGGCTATTAACAAGGACCTCTTTTTAATGGTACGGCATCTGGCACCTACCGATAAAGGCATTCCCATAGAGATCTTTTGTTTCAGTTACGACAAGAACTGGGAAAACTATGAGCATATACAAGCCGATATTTTTGACCATTTACTTGCGGCTGTGCCCTACTTCGGACTCGAAATATTTGAATTACCTACAGGAAAAGACATTGTAAATATTTCAACGAAATAA
- a CDS encoding pirin family protein — translation MQTFTFKSDNRLLETRGFAKIYHVCEDIGKKGIFDDFIKLREFSLKPGMGFLPQLHRSVDIITIPLKGIIEQNNDLGNKLIAQNGEYCFLSTGSGVMHYEFNKSYDENLHCLEIEIKRKASEKNSPKNTILKLEERSNTLLQINNRYATGLEQYSIYKGTSEKGKAFTHQLQHYENTVILYVIKGDLLINESTHLKSKDTFASRYTEALTITCTKKSDFILIELPLQNLQQKTA, via the coding sequence ATGCAAACTTTTACTTTTAAATCGGACAACAGATTATTGGAAACCCGAGGTTTTGCAAAGATCTATCACGTTTGTGAAGACATTGGTAAAAAGGGGATTTTCGACGACTTTATTAAACTCAGGGAATTCAGTTTAAAGCCAGGAATGGGTTTTCTCCCTCAACTTCACAGGAGTGTTGACATCATCACTATTCCTCTAAAAGGGATCATTGAGCAAAATAATGACCTGGGAAACAAATTGATTGCCCAAAATGGAGAATACTGCTTTTTATCCACAGGGTCGGGCGTCATGCATTACGAATTTAATAAATCCTATGATGAAAATCTGCACTGTCTGGAGATCGAAATAAAAAGAAAAGCTTCAGAAAAAAACAGTCCTAAGAACACAATACTAAAGCTCGAAGAGCGCTCTAATACACTTCTGCAGATTAATAATAGATACGCTACCGGTCTTGAACAATACAGCATTTATAAAGGTACTTCAGAAAAAGGAAAAGCGTTTACACACCAATTGCAACATTATGAGAATACTGTTATCCTCTATGTTATAAAAGGTGACCTACTAATAAATGAAAGCACACATCTAAAAAGCAAAGATACCTTTGCTTCCCGGTACACCGAAGCACTCACCATAACCTGTACAAAGAAATCGGATTTTATACTTATTGAACTTCCGCTTCAGAATTTACAGCAAAAGACGGCCTAA
- a CDS encoding PorP/SprF family type IX secretion system membrane protein yields the protein MSNLKNYSKLILVVLIFFSTQEFLGQQDPQYTQYMYNPMSINPGYAGSLETLDIVGIYRDQWVGIDGAPVTQSLGAHAPLRNDEIGLGVDIRHDALGPSDEVLINGNFSYKLQLSPYIKLGLGLKAGANIFNVDYSKGLFQDPNDPVFNNNIDNRLTLNLGAGIYLYSDNWYLGGSVPDFITNQFYDDIQQSVAEEELQYYLIGGYVFDVTTDLKLKPAFLLKYLSGFPVVVDFSANMMYRERFVLGISYRYEDAVNGLAGFQILDSVFVGYSYDYTLTDLQDYNSGTHEIVLRFTLVQKSKRINSPRFF from the coding sequence ATGAGCAACTTAAAAAATTATAGTAAGCTAATACTTGTTGTGCTTATTTTTTTCAGCACACAGGAATTCTTGGGACAACAAGATCCACAATATACCCAATACATGTATAACCCGATGAGTATAAATCCGGGATATGCCGGTTCGCTTGAAACACTCGATATTGTTGGAATCTATCGGGATCAATGGGTAGGAATAGACGGTGCGCCTGTAACCCAATCGCTCGGTGCACATGCCCCGTTGAGGAACGATGAAATTGGTCTTGGTGTCGATATCCGGCACGACGCTTTGGGGCCTTCAGATGAAGTCCTTATCAATGGTAATTTTTCGTATAAGCTACAGTTAAGTCCGTATATAAAACTAGGTTTAGGTCTTAAAGCAGGAGCAAATATTTTTAATGTAGACTATTCGAAAGGCCTGTTTCAGGATCCAAATGATCCGGTTTTTAATAACAATATAGACAACAGACTAACCCTGAATCTGGGAGCCGGGATCTATTTGTACAGCGATAATTGGTATTTGGGAGGGTCTGTGCCGGATTTCATAACAAACCAGTTTTACGATGACATTCAACAATCGGTTGCTGAAGAGGAGCTTCAGTATTATTTGATTGGAGGCTATGTATTTGATGTCACAACCGATTTAAAACTGAAACCGGCCTTTCTTTTAAAATATCTATCAGGTTTTCCTGTTGTAGTTGATTTTTCTGCCAATATGATGTATCGTGAACGCTTTGTCTTAGGGATTTCATATCGTTATGAAGATGCGGTAAACGGACTGGCGGGCTTTCAGATATTGGATTCGGTATTTGTAGGCTATTCATACGATTACACTCTTACAGACCTACAGGATTATAACTCCGGAACACACGAGATCGTACTCCGATTTACCCTTGTTCAGAAAAGCAAACGTATAAACTCACCCAGATTCTTCTAA